The following are encoded in a window of Phaseolus vulgaris cultivar G19833 chromosome 3, P. vulgaris v2.0, whole genome shotgun sequence genomic DNA:
- the LOC137806899 gene encoding transcription termination factor MTERF8, chloroplastic-like encodes MFIVYTHTTLGCAKVFAFTTLKWSPLLQLQFPNFQFCTATSTSTSHSRSFVVSYLINNCAFSQETALKASRKLHFSKPQKPDSVLSFFRNHAFSNSHISHILQRQPGLLSCNTQKTLLPKFEFLRSKGASSLDVIHVVTACPNFLRRSLKSHIIPTYEFVRGFLQTLFTEKQIIDFLIQNPFLLYDGRVAPNVKLLLDSGVTHSEMVKLLQRWPRVLYSGNLSKAVQELKQVGFDASLSTFSVALLAKRTVNESKWDEKIDTYKRWGWSQEQVLLAFRRHPFCMLASRDKINAVMSFWVEQAGFNSVDLVKTPGIISLSLRKRIAPRACVLQFLISKGLVRNGASLTVPFVLTEKLFLDKYVKRFKEDSSHLLKLYTENTILGNDNDNTCR; translated from the coding sequence ATGTTCATTGTTTACACCCACACAACTCTTGGTTGTGCCAAGGTTTTCGCTTTCACAACCCTAAAATGGAGTCCTCTTCTCCAACTCCAATTTCCCAATTTCCAATTCTGCACTGccacctccacctccacctCCCACTCACGCTCCTTTGTGGTTTCATACCTCATTAACAACTGTGCCTTCTCCCAAGAAACCGCTCTCAAAGCTTCCCGCAAGCTTCATTTTTCGAAACCCCAAAAGCCTGATTCTGTTCTCTCCTTCTTCCGAAACCACGCCTTCTCAAACTCTCATATATCTCATATCCTCCAAAGACAGCCCGGGCTACTTTCATGCAACACCCAAAAGACGCTGTTGCCAAAGTTTGAATTTTTGCGTTCAAAAGGTGCTTCCTCCCTTGACGTTATCCACGTCGTGACCGCCTGCCCTAATTTTCTCCGACGAAGCTTGAAGAGTCATATAATCCCAACATACGAATTTGTAAGAGGTTTCCTCCAAACCTTGTTTACAGAGAAGCAAATCATTGATTTCCTCATTCAGAATCCTTTTTTACTTTATGACGGGCGTGTGGCACCTAACGTCAAATTGTTGCTTGATAGTGGAGTTACCCACTCAGAAATGGTTAAATTGCTCCAGAGATGGCCTCGTGTACTCTACTCTGGCAACTTATCAAAGGCAGTTCAGGAATTGAAGCAAGTGGGCTTCGATGCTTCACTTTCAACTTTCTCCGTAGCATTGCTTGCCAAAAGGACCGTAAACGAAAGCAAATGGGACGAGAAGATTGACACTTATAAGAGGTGGGGGTGGTCCCAAGAACAAGTTCTTCTAGCATTTAGGAGGCATCCTTTTTGTATGTTGGCATCCCGTGATAAAATTAATGCAGTGATGAGTTTTTGGGTGGAGCAGGCAGGTTTCAATTCTGTGGACCTTGTCAAAACTCCTGGAATTATTTCACTGAGTCTCCGGAAAAGGATTGCTCCGAGGGCTTGTGTCTTGCAGTTCCTTATCTCAAAAGGTCTGGTACGGAACGGTGCAAGCTTAACTGTACCATTTGTTCTGACTGAGAAGTTGTTCCTGGACAAATATGTGAAACGTTTTAAGGAGGATTCTTCTCATCTTTTAAAGCTGTACACAGAAAATACGATTCTTGGAAATGATAATGACAACACTTGTAGGTGA